A stretch of the Taeniopygia guttata chromosome 37, bTaeGut7.mat, whole genome shotgun sequence genome encodes the following:
- the LOC140681569 gene encoding olfactory receptor 14J1-like: protein MSNSSSISHFLLLALADTRQLQLLHFCLFLGISLAALLGNGLIISAVACGHHLHTPMFFFLLNLALSDLGSICTTVPKAMHNSLWGTRNISYKGCAAQLFFFMFFMSAELSILTIMCYDRYVSICKPLHYGTLLGSRACAHMAAAAWASAFLNALLHTANTFSLPLCHGNALGQFFCEIPQMLKLSCSKSYLRELGLIAVSVCFGLGCFLFIVFSYVQIFRAVLRIPSEQGRHKAFSTCLPHLAMVSLYLSTIMFAYLKPPSMSSPSLDLSVSVLYSVVPPALNPLIYSLRNQELKAAVWRLMTGCFQKH, encoded by the coding sequence atgtccaacagcagctccatcagccacttcctcctgctggcactggcagacacgcggcagctgcagctcctgcacttctgcctcttcctgggcatctccctggctgccctcctgggcaacggcctcatcatcagcgccgtagcctgcggccaccacctgcacacgcccatgttcttcttcctgctcaacctggccctcagcgacctgggctccatctgcaccactgtccccaaagccatgcacaattccctctggggcaccaggaacatctcctacaagggatgtgctgcacagctctttttctttatgttcttcatgtcagcagagctttccatcctgaccatcatgtgctacgaccgctacgtgtccatctgcaaacccctgcactacgggaccctcctgggcagcagagcttgtgcccacatggcagcagctgcctgggccagtgcctttctcaatgctctgctgcacacagccaatacattttccctgcccctgtgccatggcaatgccctgggacagttcttctgtgaaatcccacagatgctgaaactctcctgctccaaatcctatctcaggGAACTTGGACTCATTGCTGTTAGTGTCTGTTTCGGACTTGGCTGTTTtctgttcattgttttctcctatgtgcagatcttcagggctgtgctgaggatcccctctgagcagggacggcacaaagccttttccacctgcctccctcacctggccatGGTCTCCTTGTACCTCAGCACTATTATGTTTGCTTACCTGAAGCCTCCctcgatgtcctccccatccctggatctgtcagtgtcagttctgtactcggtggtgcctccagccctgaaccccctcatctacagcctgaggaaccaggagctcaaggctgcagtgtggagactgatgactggatgctttcagaaacattaa